In the genome of Cellvibrio sp. KY-YJ-3, one region contains:
- a CDS encoding efflux RND transporter permease subunit yields MEPNNTQQSLGVSGRIARAFLTTEITPLLALTGLLLGIFAVLVTPREEEPQINVTFANVFIPFPGATPEEVEALVTNPAEQIVSEIEGVEHIYSTSSLGMASLTVRFEVGQPRTDAIVRLYNAFYANSDWLPRNLGVGQPLIKPKGIDDVPIVALTLWSQNDATTNSDLLSVARELQTQLQRVPGTRDIDILGGSDKIVRVLFDPERMAAFGLALDDLRHALGAANTSQAAGSLLSDNREMLVQAGDFLLTPEEVADLVVGVYQGAPVFLRDVAQVSLGADQPTQYVTHGFGSASINADGKNSGRYPAITLSIAKKPGENAVDVAGQVIERVEQLRGVSVPDAINVNVTRNYGATAEDKAQTLIKKLIFATLSVIILVLIALGKREAVVVGAAVIVTLAITLFASWAWGFTLNRVSLFALIFSIGILVDDAIVVVENIHRHMSQGKLSLNEAIPLAVDEVGGPTILATFTVIAALLPMAFVTGLMGPYMLPIPINASTGMLISLAVAFMFTPWLYRRLFAHVDHGSVNTSANAHEPHGNKFLPFFIRIMSPLLKREAGKKARLWLLGGILALIAASIGLVVVQAVMLKMLPFDNKSEFQIVVDMPEGTPLENTQKVLQALADKLETIPEVTDYQLYAGTSAPINFNGLVRQNYLRRAPHMGEIQVNLVDKHLRSRKSHEIALAARELIADVGKTMNANINVVEVPPGPPVLSPLVAEVYGMNYQRQLDVAKQVRTAFEATPDVVDVDDTIEAPQTRWLIAVDRARAARLGVDQTSIANAISTALAGEDASYLHTANAKVALPIRLELPAGEKDSLERVLAIKIRARDGNLIALSEVTQVIESQRQQTIHHKDLLPVVYVLGDVAGETDSPLYGLAAIYKLIEETPVDGQVIDQYLNSQPESPVNWSLKWDGELQVTLDTFRDMGIAYSVGLVMIYLLVVGMFKSYSVPLIIMAPIPLTIIGIMPGHALLGQQFTAPSMIGMIALAGIIVRNSILLVDFIQQEVRSGKSLEDATISAAAVRALPIGLTALAAMMGGFFIVDDPIFGGLAVSLIFGLLVSTVLTLVVIPVVYYAYHYQKN; encoded by the coding sequence ATGGAGCCCAACAACACTCAGCAATCGCTCGGCGTTTCCGGTCGCATCGCACGCGCATTCTTAACCACGGAAATTACCCCGCTATTGGCACTTACCGGATTACTGCTCGGCATTTTTGCCGTGCTGGTAACGCCGCGCGAAGAAGAGCCACAAATTAATGTGACCTTTGCGAATGTGTTTATCCCCTTCCCCGGCGCCACACCGGAAGAGGTGGAAGCACTGGTGACCAATCCCGCCGAGCAAATCGTTTCAGAGATTGAAGGTGTCGAACATATTTATTCCACCTCTTCACTCGGCATGGCGAGCCTCACCGTACGTTTTGAAGTCGGCCAGCCGCGCACGGATGCAATCGTACGTTTATACAATGCGTTTTATGCCAACAGCGATTGGCTGCCGCGCAATCTCGGTGTAGGCCAACCGCTCATTAAACCCAAAGGGATTGATGATGTACCCATAGTCGCGCTGACCTTATGGAGCCAAAATGATGCAACTACCAATAGTGATTTATTGAGTGTTGCACGCGAATTACAAACCCAATTGCAGCGTGTACCCGGCACGCGCGATATCGATATTCTCGGCGGCTCCGATAAAATCGTGCGGGTATTATTTGATCCGGAGCGCATGGCCGCATTTGGTTTAGCGCTGGATGATTTACGCCATGCACTTGGCGCCGCCAACACCTCCCAAGCCGCCGGTTCGTTGTTAAGCGATAACCGCGAAATGCTGGTACAAGCCGGGGATTTTTTATTAACTCCAGAAGAAGTGGCAGATCTGGTGGTGGGTGTGTACCAAGGCGCGCCGGTATTTTTGCGTGATGTTGCACAGGTGAGTTTAGGTGCTGATCAACCCACGCAATATGTCACTCATGGTTTTGGTTCTGCATCGATTAATGCAGACGGAAAAAACAGCGGTCGCTATCCGGCAATTACCTTATCCATTGCCAAAAAGCCCGGCGAAAATGCAGTAGATGTAGCCGGGCAAGTGATTGAACGTGTTGAGCAGTTACGCGGTGTGAGTGTGCCGGATGCAATCAATGTGAATGTAACGCGCAACTATGGCGCAACGGCGGAAGACAAAGCGCAAACGCTGATTAAAAAATTAATTTTCGCAACGCTCTCCGTGATTATTCTGGTGCTGATTGCCTTGGGCAAACGCGAAGCTGTCGTTGTGGGCGCGGCTGTCATAGTTACACTTGCGATAACACTATTTGCTTCATGGGCCTGGGGCTTTACGCTCAACCGTGTATCACTCTTTGCATTAATTTTTTCCATTGGCATTTTGGTGGATGACGCAATTGTGGTGGTGGAAAATATTCATCGCCATATGAGCCAGGGGAAATTATCGCTCAATGAAGCCATTCCACTTGCAGTCGATGAAGTGGGCGGCCCGACTATTTTGGCCACCTTTACCGTGATTGCCGCGCTGCTACCCATGGCATTTGTGACGGGATTAATGGGGCCTTACATGTTACCCATTCCGATTAATGCGTCGACCGGCATGCTAATTTCCCTTGCCGTCGCCTTTATGTTTACGCCCTGGTTATATCGCCGTTTATTTGCGCATGTTGATCACGGCAGTGTTAATACCAGTGCGAATGCACATGAACCCCACGGCAACAAATTCCTGCCATTTTTTATACGTATTATGAGCCCGCTATTAAAACGCGAGGCCGGGAAAAAAGCGCGCCTGTGGTTGCTGGGTGGGATTCTCGCATTAATTGCGGCATCGATTGGTTTAGTGGTCGTGCAAGCGGTGATGTTAAAAATGCTGCCCTTTGACAACAAAAGTGAATTCCAGATTGTGGTGGATATGCCTGAAGGCACACCGTTGGAAAATACCCAGAAAGTGTTACAAGCACTCGCCGATAAATTGGAAACCATTCCCGAAGTCACTGACTATCAATTGTATGCAGGCACCTCGGCGCCGATTAATTTTAATGGCTTGGTGCGGCAAAATTATTTGCGCCGCGCGCCGCACATGGGTGAGATTCAAGTCAATTTAGTGGACAAACATCTGCGCAGTCGCAAAAGCCACGAGATTGCTCTTGCCGCGCGTGAATTAATTGCAGATGTTGGCAAAACCATGAACGCGAATATCAATGTAGTTGAAGTCCCGCCAGGCCCACCCGTGTTATCGCCTCTGGTGGCGGAAGTCTACGGCATGAATTACCAACGTCAGCTTGATGTCGCCAAGCAGGTGCGTACCGCCTTTGAAGCAACGCCCGATGTTGTCGATGTGGACGATACGATTGAAGCACCACAAACCCGTTGGTTAATTGCAGTGGATCGCGCCCGCGCCGCGCGTTTGGGTGTGGATCAAACCAGCATCGCCAATGCCATCAGCACTGCACTCGCGGGTGAAGATGCTTCTTACCTACATACTGCTAATGCAAAAGTTGCCCTGCCCATTCGGCTCGAATTGCCTGCAGGTGAGAAAGACAGTCTGGAACGCGTGTTGGCGATAAAAATCCGTGCGCGCGACGGCAATTTAATCGCACTTAGCGAGGTCACTCAGGTCATCGAAAGCCAACGTCAGCAAACCATTCATCACAAAGATCTGCTGCCAGTGGTTTATGTATTAGGCGATGTCGCCGGTGAAACCGACAGCCCGCTTTATGGTTTAGCCGCGATTTATAAACTCATCGAAGAGACACCAGTAGATGGGCAAGTTATCGACCAGTATTTAAATTCGCAGCCCGAAAGTCCGGTTAATTGGAGCCTGAAATGGGACGGCGAGCTGCAGGTGACGCTGGATACTTTTCGCGATATGGGTATCGCCTACTCCGTCGGTCTGGTCATGATTTATTTGCTGGTGGTGGGCATGTTCAAAAGTTACTCAGTGCCGCTGATCATCATGGCACCAATTCCGCTCACCATTATCGGCATCATGCCCGGCCACGCCCTGCTCGGCCAACAATTCACCGCGCCCAGTATGATCGGCATGATTGCGTTGGCGGGCATTATCGTGCGCAACTCAATCCTGCTGGTGGACTTTATCCAGCAAGAGGTACGCAGCGGTAAATCGCTGGAGGACGCGACCATCAGTGCCGCTGCTGTACGCGCCCTGCCCATTGGCCTGACCGCGCTGGCAGCCATGATGGGCGGCTTCTTTATAGTGGATGACCCGATTTTTGGCGGTTTGGCGGTATCGCTGATTTTCGGTTTACTGGTATCGACTGTGCTGACCCTGGTGGTAATTCCGGTGGTTTATTACGCGTATCACTACCAAAAGAACTAA
- a CDS encoding MBL fold metallo-hydrolase, with protein sequence MIFRQLFERESSTYTYLIACETTRKAALIDTVKEDLPKYVQLLQELDLTLVYALDTHTHADHITAAGALRDLTDCTTLLGEEAHSACVSHALRDGEKIAVGELTLTALHTPGHTDDSYTYHLIDDSEQYLFTGDTLLIRGTGRTDFQNGDARDQYDSIFQKLLNLPDNTWVYPGHDYKGWTRSTIGEEKAHNPRLQVKDVAAYVDLMNNLQLPNPKLMDIAVPANRACGKN encoded by the coding sequence ATGATTTTTCGCCAACTATTTGAACGAGAGTCCAGCACTTATACCTATCTCATCGCCTGCGAAACAACCCGCAAGGCGGCGTTAATAGATACAGTAAAAGAAGATCTGCCCAAATATGTGCAACTGCTACAGGAATTGGATTTAACACTGGTTTATGCACTGGACACCCATACCCACGCCGATCACATTACCGCGGCTGGTGCGCTGCGCGATTTAACCGACTGCACCACCCTGCTCGGCGAAGAGGCGCACTCGGCCTGTGTTTCCCACGCCTTGCGCGACGGCGAAAAAATTGCAGTGGGCGAATTAACCCTCACTGCTCTTCACACCCCCGGTCATACTGACGACTCCTACACCTATCATTTAATCGATGACAGCGAGCAGTATTTATTTACCGGCGACACACTGTTAATTCGCGGCACTGGCCGCACCGATTTTCAAAACGGCGATGCACGCGATCAATATGACAGCATTTTTCAAAAACTTTTAAACCTGCCCGACAACACCTGGGTTTACCCAGGCCACGACTACAAAGGCTGGACACGCAGCACCATCGGCGAAGAAAAAGCGCACAACCCGCGCCTGCAAGTCAAAGACGTTGCGGCTTATGTGGACCTCATGAACAACCTGCAATTACCTAATCCTAAATTAATGGACATAGCCGTACCGGCAAATCGCGCCTGCGGTAAAAACTAA
- a CDS encoding efflux RND transporter periplasmic adaptor subunit, translating into MNSTRMSFALILALTGVIFLSACSKDSPAPAAPKKIPELASIQLQLQTTAQEVKYDGVIEAINHATVSAQTSGRIVEIPVDVGDYVAKGDLIIRFTDTEQQARAASAKAQFTEAQAQYTRMQEMLAKTLIAKADFDKSEAAFKSAEANLREAEQNLAYTVIYAPYAGIVVSRAVNVGETVVPGKALMTGLSLEQLRAQVDIPQQHIGPVRKYKKARIYLADDKILDSGDLRISPSADPQTHSFKVLVNLPEGDHQLFPGTFVKIGFVTGEQEQLLIPASAISKRGEVSGVYVIKENGLEFRQLNLGSLTSNKNYPILAGASAGETIAADPIAAANAYKNLHSAEQ; encoded by the coding sequence ATGAATAGCACACGTATGAGTTTCGCATTAATACTTGCACTAACTGGTGTTATCTTTTTATCCGCCTGCAGCAAAGATTCGCCCGCCCCTGCCGCGCCGAAAAAAATACCAGAACTCGCCAGTATTCAGCTGCAACTACAAACCACTGCACAGGAAGTGAAGTACGACGGTGTGATTGAAGCAATCAATCATGCGACTGTGTCGGCACAAACCTCCGGTCGCATTGTCGAAATTCCCGTGGATGTGGGCGACTATGTCGCCAAAGGCGATCTGATTATTCGCTTTACCGACACCGAACAACAAGCGCGCGCTGCCAGTGCCAAAGCGCAATTTACTGAAGCCCAGGCGCAATACACGCGCATGCAAGAAATGCTCGCGAAAACATTAATCGCCAAAGCAGATTTTGATAAAAGCGAAGCCGCGTTTAAATCCGCCGAAGCCAATCTGCGTGAAGCAGAACAAAACCTCGCTTACACCGTCATCTACGCACCCTATGCTGGTATTGTCGTAAGCCGTGCCGTCAATGTGGGTGAAACGGTTGTTCCGGGTAAAGCACTGATGACGGGTTTATCACTGGAGCAATTGCGCGCGCAAGTGGATATTCCCCAGCAACACATAGGCCCAGTGCGCAAATATAAAAAAGCACGTATTTATTTGGCAGATGACAAAATTCTGGACAGCGGCGATTTGCGCATATCTCCCAGTGCGGATCCACAAACCCATTCATTTAAAGTATTGGTGAATCTGCCAGAAGGCGATCACCAACTATTCCCCGGCACTTTTGTGAAAATTGGATTTGTCACTGGCGAGCAGGAACAATTGTTAATTCCGGCGAGCGCCATTAGCAAACGCGGCGAAGTGAGTGGCGTTTATGTGATAAAAGAAAATGGGCTGGAATTTCGTCAACTCAACTTGGGGTCGCTTACCAGTAATAAAAACTACCCCATCCTCGCTGGTGCAAGTGCTGGTGAAACAATTGCTGCTGATCCTATCGCCGCTGCCAATGCTTATAAAAATTTGCACAGTGCGGAGCAATAA
- a CDS encoding sulfite exporter TauE/SafE family protein, which produces MLLLIGLLIGLILGLTGAGGSVFAVPLLLLLGGMSMVDATGISLGAVAVSTLYASLRNSLARNQSPILWQPGLILAISGALSAPAGKWLGLQLSELWLISGFSLLAAMIALRMWINAQKNPQAALVVRAGNFANTPSPDHLCNLNPTGQFELRPRCVSGLLIGGLVVGVLSGLFGVGGGFLIVPLLLALSAVSMAQAVSTSLLIIALISSSGFISHLAMSETQHWDWLMLVAAGGVLGMIIGQTVSHKIANVWLQKLFAVSLLVVALITLARYL; this is translated from the coding sequence GTGTTGCTGCTGATTGGGTTATTAATTGGGTTAATTCTCGGCCTCACCGGCGCTGGCGGCTCGGTATTTGCCGTGCCGCTGCTGTTATTGCTGGGCGGCATGTCCATGGTCGATGCCACGGGTATTTCGTTAGGTGCGGTTGCCGTCAGCACACTCTACGCCAGCTTGCGCAACTCACTGGCGCGCAACCAATCCCCCATTCTTTGGCAGCCGGGGCTGATTTTGGCGATTAGCGGCGCACTCAGTGCACCCGCCGGAAAATGGCTGGGCCTGCAGCTCAGTGAGCTATGGTTAATTAGCGGCTTCAGCTTACTCGCTGCCATGATTGCGCTGCGCATGTGGATAAATGCGCAAAAAAATCCACAGGCGGCATTGGTCGTTCGCGCTGGCAATTTTGCCAACACACCCAGCCCGGATCACCTGTGCAATCTCAATCCCACCGGCCAATTTGAATTGCGGCCACGATGTGTGAGTGGTTTGCTGATCGGCGGTTTAGTGGTTGGAGTTTTATCGGGTCTGTTTGGTGTGGGCGGCGGGTTTTTAATTGTGCCGCTGCTGCTGGCACTGAGTGCGGTGAGCATGGCGCAGGCGGTGAGTACATCGCTACTAATTATTGCGCTGATCAGCAGCTCAGGTTTTATCAGCCACTTGGCGATGAGTGAAACACAACATTGGGACTGGTTAATGCTCGTCGCTGCGGGCGGTGTGCTTGGCATGATCATCGGCCAAACCGTCAGCCATAAAATTGCCAATGTGTGGTTACAAAAATTATTTGCGGTGAGCTTGTTAGTGGTTGCACTGATTACTCTTGCGAGGTACTTATGA
- a CDS encoding metalloregulator ArsR/SmtB family transcription factor: MNTPQINLSRLSDMQSHAQAAAGLLKALANENRLMIMCTLIGGEMSVGELNERVPLSQSALSQHLASLREAGLVSTRKEAQTVYYRLEGNEATQVIAVLQSIYCPTDPS; the protein is encoded by the coding sequence ATGAACACACCCCAGATCAACCTAAGCCGCCTTTCCGATATGCAAAGCCACGCCCAAGCGGCAGCGGGCCTGCTCAAGGCGCTGGCCAATGAAAACCGCTTGATGATTATGTGCACATTGATCGGCGGTGAAATGTCTGTCGGCGAATTAAACGAAAGAGTGCCCTTGAGCCAATCTGCCCTCTCGCAACATTTAGCCAGTTTGCGCGAAGCCGGATTGGTCAGCACACGCAAAGAAGCGCAGACCGTTTACTACCGGCTGGAGGGCAACGAAGCGACACAAGTTATCGCCGTGCTGCAATCCATTTACTGCCCTACTGATCCATCTTGA
- a CDS encoding DUF6165 family protein → MLIEAPISLGELIDKITILEIKAVNIGDATKLKNVTHELNILNAKVNQLLDAAGQAKLAPLKQALKDINQELWVIEDDIRDCEYAKDFSDKFIQLARAVYVTNDKRAKVKKDINLAFGSELIEEKSYKDYQ, encoded by the coding sequence ATGCTGATTGAAGCCCCTATTTCCCTTGGCGAACTAATCGACAAAATCACCATTCTGGAAATCAAAGCCGTGAACATCGGCGATGCCACCAAACTGAAAAATGTGACTCATGAGTTGAACATTCTTAACGCCAAGGTGAACCAACTGCTCGATGCAGCTGGCCAAGCCAAACTGGCACCGCTTAAACAAGCACTGAAAGATATCAATCAGGAACTCTGGGTAATTGAAGACGATATTCGCGATTGTGAATATGCAAAAGACTTCAGTGATAAATTTATCCAACTCGCCCGCGCTGTTTATGTCACCAACGACAAACGCGCCAAGGTAAAAAAAGATATTAATCTCGCCTTTGGTTCGGAATTAATCGAAGAAAAATCCTACAAAGACTATCAATAA
- a CDS encoding rhodanese-like domain-containing protein codes for MSHKRIHPVDLMANRTADLCILDVRTTAEVKAAGLPDCLHIPLHDLTPERLQAEIAKSGKDGKVVYLLCQGGKRAEMAADQLKGKLDAELVVIEGGMNAVKQSNIPLAAQGKKVIPLERQVRIAAGLLVITGAVLGTWFNPAFYGLSAFVGAGLVFAGVTDICPMGMLIAKAPWNK; via the coding sequence ATGAGCCACAAACGTATTCACCCGGTAGATTTAATGGCCAACAGAACCGCCGATCTGTGCATTTTGGATGTGCGCACCACCGCCGAGGTAAAAGCGGCTGGCCTGCCCGACTGCCTGCATATTCCCCTGCATGATTTAACCCCCGAACGCCTGCAAGCCGAGATCGCCAAAAGCGGTAAAGATGGCAAGGTCGTTTATCTGCTGTGCCAGGGCGGCAAACGCGCCGAAATGGCGGCGGATCAGTTAAAAGGCAAGCTCGACGCCGAACTGGTGGTTATTGAAGGCGGCATGAATGCGGTCAAACAATCCAATATTCCGCTGGCCGCACAGGGGAAAAAAGTGATTCCACTGGAGCGCCAGGTGCGTATCGCCGCCGGTTTATTAGTGATCACCGGCGCGGTATTGGGCACTTGGTTTAACCCGGCGTTTTATGGTTTGTCGGCGTTTGTCGGCGCGGGGCTGGTGTTTGCCGGTGTAACCGATATTTGCCCCATGGGAATGCTGATCGCCAAAGCGCCCTGGAATAAATAA